The Solibacillus sp. FSL R7-0682 genome includes a window with the following:
- a CDS encoding DNA/RNA non-specific endonuclease yields the protein MKVKYGDHYTKDGRRKVLKENVVYTTKEGHTYKTDSKGRILSCEGNLELGKGKRNNHAQKVAGREDRLPDDEGGHLIASIFKGSGSLDNLVPMNGNLNKGEWKKLENMWAKQLEKGKTVEVKIKPIYKGDSQRPVSFDIEYKIGKGDWQLKEFENKPGGK from the coding sequence ATCAAAGTTAAGTATGGAGATCATTATACTAAAGATGGACGTAGAAAGGTATTAAAGGAGAATGTAGTATATACTACTAAAGAAGGCCATACTTATAAAACAGATAGTAAAGGTCGTATTTTAAGTTGTGAAGGTAACCTTGAACTGGGTAAAGGGAAAAGAAATAATCATGCACAAAAAGTAGCGGGCCGAGAAGATCGTTTGCCAGATGATGAGGGCGGTCATTTGATTGCAAGTATTTTTAAAGGTTCAGGTAGTCTGGATAATCTTGTGCCTATGAATGGTAACCTCAATAAAGGAGAGTGGAAAAAACTAGAGAACATGTGGGCAAAACAGCTAGAAAAAGGAAAGACGGTAGAGGTGAAAATAAAGCCGATTTACAAAGGTGATTCACAAAGACCGGTTAGTTTTGATATAGAATACAAAATTGGCAAGGGCGATTGGCAGCTTAAAGAGTTTGAAAATAAACCTGGAGGTAAGTAG